Proteins from a genomic interval of Vreelandella profundi:
- a CDS encoding MalY/PatB family protein → MAYDFATPIDRRHPEGGWASQKWHRYGDDILPLWVADMDFYSPPAVIDALQARVAHGVYGYGEVPATLTETLCQWSVQHYNWRIQPEWQQWLPGVVPALHLAALALTEPGDGVLTVAPIYPPFLAVAERTGRLPQQAMLAQPSAPGEPWQLDIAALEAAITPRTRLLLWCQPHNPTGRVWRHEELAALAALVKRHDLWVVSDELHCDLLLNEGAQHRPLAAAFPELAKRTITLWAPSKTFNLAGLTSACAVIPDATLRKRFASAAKGLLPDGNVLGLVATEAAYRDGEAWRQELLNVLREHRDTLQARVATWPGVNWHAPESTYLAWLDMREAGLGEAPYQALLNEASVALSDGAAFGCPGFVRLNFGTTASQLEAALSRMDTVLKK, encoded by the coding sequence ATGGCCTATGATTTTGCCACGCCTATTGACCGTCGCCATCCAGAAGGTGGCTGGGCATCACAGAAATGGCACCGTTACGGTGACGATATCTTACCTCTGTGGGTTGCCGATATGGACTTTTACTCGCCGCCAGCGGTCATTGATGCGCTGCAGGCGAGGGTGGCCCACGGTGTTTATGGCTATGGCGAGGTGCCGGCTACGTTAACAGAAACGCTGTGTCAGTGGAGTGTCCAGCACTATAACTGGCGCATTCAACCCGAATGGCAGCAGTGGTTGCCGGGCGTGGTGCCTGCACTGCATCTAGCAGCCTTAGCGCTGACTGAGCCTGGCGACGGCGTATTGACCGTTGCGCCTATCTACCCGCCGTTCTTGGCGGTGGCTGAGCGAACGGGGCGGCTTCCTCAGCAGGCTATGCTGGCTCAACCTTCAGCGCCGGGTGAGCCTTGGCAGCTCGATATCGCTGCCCTGGAGGCGGCGATTACGCCTAGAACACGCTTGTTGCTGTGGTGTCAGCCTCATAATCCTACCGGCCGTGTATGGCGGCATGAAGAGCTCGCAGCGCTGGCGGCGCTGGTAAAACGACACGACCTTTGGGTCGTGTCAGACGAGCTTCACTGTGACCTGCTATTAAACGAGGGAGCGCAGCATCGCCCGTTGGCCGCGGCATTTCCTGAGTTAGCGAAGCGCACCATTACGCTTTGGGCACCGTCTAAAACCTTTAATTTAGCCGGTTTAACTAGCGCCTGCGCGGTGATTCCCGATGCCACGCTGCGCAAGCGATTTGCCTCCGCAGCGAAAGGGCTACTTCCTGACGGCAATGTGCTCGGTCTGGTGGCGACTGAGGCCGCTTACCGTGATGGAGAGGCGTGGCGGCAGGAGTTGTTAAACGTATTGCGCGAGCATCGCGATACTCTACAAGCGCGCGTGGCGACTTGGCCGGGCGTTAATTGGCATGCGCCTGAGTCCACCTATTTAGCATGGCTGGATATGCGCGAGGCAGGGCTGGGTGAAGCGCCATATCAAGCGCTGCTGAACGAGGCGAGCGTGGCGCTCTCGGACGGAGCGGCCTTTGGTTGCCCCGGCTTTGTGCGGCTTAACTTTGGCACCACCGCTTCACAGTTGGAAGCAGCGTTGTCGCGTATGGACACGGTGCTGAAAAAGTGA